A window of Cryptomeria japonica chromosome 3, Sugi_1.0, whole genome shotgun sequence contains these coding sequences:
- the LOC131034242 gene encoding sister chromatid cohesion protein PDS5 homolog C-like, with product MKDVLITSEGDNELRKRVSSAGENLGHLSLSKDDLLSSLEELAKCLQEVKQSPSHLIQNAIALTVNSLGEHRLLRRPKNEVRLVVSNCLSEIIRITVPEIPYKDDIMKEVLQLIVESLHGLHDDKDPTFNRRTKNLDIMARTRSFVLMLDLHYDELILQMFQCLIAEIRKRHPNKLKTDMFDILSMILDENDTVCKQLRYNLLDIWRTKLHVSATAYDFARSFIELKIEKFREQLTSEELVMWGLQVSPSL from the coding sequence ATGAAGGATGTTCTAATTACATCAGAAGGTGATAATGAGTTAAGAAAAAGGGTGTCTAGTGCAGGAGAAAATTTGGGACACTTATCTCTATCAAAAGATGATCTTCTTAGCTCATTGGAGGAGTTGGCAAAGTGCTTGCAAGAGGTGAAACAGTCACCCTCTCATCTGATCCAAAATGCAATAGCTCTGACAGTGAACTCTTTGGGAGAACATAGGTTGCTGAGACGCCCAAAAAATGAGGTAAGACTAGTTGTTTCTAATTGTCTAAGTGAAATTATAAGAATTACAGTCCCTGAAATTCCTTACAAAGATGATATAATGAAAGAAGTCTTGCAACTGATTGTGGAGAGCCTCCATGGGTTGCATGATGACAAAGACCCAACTTTTAATAGAAGGACAAAAAATTTAGACATTATGGCAAGGACCAGATCATTTGTCCTTATGTTGGACCTTCACTATGATGAGTTGATTCTACAAATGTTTCAATGTCTCATTGCTGAAATTAGGAAACGTCACCCTAACAAGTTGAAGACAGACATGTTTGACATCTTGTCCATGATCCTAGATGAGAATGATACTGTTTGTAAGCAGTTGCGGTATAATTTGCTAGATATTTGGAGAACAAAGTTGCATGTGTCAGCTACAGCCTATGACTTTGCAAGAAGTTTTATTGAGTTGAAGATTGAGAAGTTTAGGGAACAACTAACTTCAGAAGAATTGGTCATGTGGGGTTTACAAGTATCACCTTCTCTTTAG